From Corynebacterium sp. BD556, the proteins below share one genomic window:
- a CDS encoding ABC-F family ATP-binding cassette domain-containing protein, with translation MVAPLHIGLDGVSFSYPGGRRVLTDISFAVPSESVTGLIGENGAGKSTLLGLISGELEPDVGRIITPPVTGFIAQETSLPFSDPAAALIDQAVEELRQVERDIEEISFKLADEPTLADAFDRALARAENSGVWELDARIATVLAGLGLANVDLATPLGEMSGGQRRRFALATLLLRPVDAMVLDEPTNHLDDEAVDFLVGELEAFRGPVLAASHDRYFLDAICDGLVDLDPALGPEGGFGEDTRQGARFTGTFSDYLKAREERRLRWEADYAAQEHERLRLEKATQTDAEEVFHSQESKTETRKAAKFYADRAAKTVGNRRRSAKNRLEALERGEIPAPPKRLAFHGLPQHSASSLGVPAVVAKQLSVEQRLAPLDLKLQPGQQLLVEGPNGSGKSTLLKILDGELTTFDGELVMPEEMTVARLEQDDQWADLGLSAAEIFANRTPEGVPDLVELGLLSAEQAAQPLADLSLGQRRRVSLGIILASPPDLLLLDEPTNHLSLVLAEELEEALLGFAGTVIITSHDRWVRRQWRERIRQKDSRARILTLTLSTLWTDEVWRDE, from the coding sequence ATGGTTGCTCCCCTCCACATTGGCCTTGACGGGGTGTCGTTTTCCTACCCCGGCGGCCGTCGCGTGCTCACTGATATTTCCTTCGCGGTGCCAAGCGAATCCGTCACCGGCTTAATTGGTGAAAATGGGGCGGGAAAATCAACGCTTCTGGGCCTGATCTCCGGGGAGCTTGAGCCGGATGTCGGCCGGATTATCACCCCGCCGGTGACAGGCTTTATCGCCCAGGAAACTTCCCTGCCTTTTTCAGATCCGGCCGCCGCACTGATCGACCAGGCGGTCGAGGAACTGCGCCAGGTGGAGCGTGACATTGAAGAAATTTCTTTCAAACTCGCAGATGAGCCCACGCTTGCCGACGCTTTCGATCGCGCCCTGGCGCGCGCCGAAAACTCCGGCGTGTGGGAGCTCGACGCCCGCATCGCCACTGTTTTAGCTGGTTTGGGCCTGGCGAATGTGGATCTGGCTACCCCCTTGGGAGAGATGTCCGGCGGGCAGCGCCGCCGTTTTGCCCTGGCGACCCTGCTGCTTCGACCAGTTGACGCCATGGTGCTCGACGAGCCGACGAATCATCTCGACGACGAAGCCGTGGACTTCTTGGTCGGGGAGCTGGAGGCCTTCCGCGGGCCGGTCCTAGCCGCCAGCCACGACCGTTACTTCCTCGACGCTATCTGTGATGGGTTGGTTGACCTAGATCCCGCGCTCGGCCCGGAGGGAGGCTTCGGCGAGGACACCCGCCAAGGCGCGCGTTTTACAGGCACTTTCAGCGACTACCTCAAAGCCCGTGAGGAGCGGCGGCTCCGCTGGGAGGCCGACTACGCCGCCCAGGAGCACGAGAGGTTGCGTTTGGAAAAGGCCACGCAGACCGACGCCGAGGAGGTCTTCCATTCGCAGGAGAGCAAAACTGAGACGCGCAAGGCTGCAAAGTTCTACGCTGACCGCGCCGCCAAAACAGTGGGCAACCGGCGCCGCTCAGCGAAAAACCGACTCGAAGCACTCGAGCGAGGCGAGATCCCTGCGCCACCTAAGCGCCTGGCGTTCCATGGCCTGCCGCAGCACAGCGCGAGCAGCCTGGGTGTGCCGGCGGTGGTGGCAAAACAGCTCAGCGTTGAGCAACGTCTGGCGCCTCTTGATCTCAAACTGCAGCCCGGCCAACAATTGTTGGTCGAAGGCCCGAACGGCTCTGGCAAATCGACGCTTTTGAAGATTTTGGACGGCGAGCTGACCACCTTCGACGGCGAGCTGGTTATGCCGGAGGAGATGACGGTGGCGCGCCTGGAGCAGGACGACCAGTGGGCCGATTTAGGTCTTTCGGCCGCCGAGATCTTCGCCAACCGTACTCCTGAGGGTGTTCCCGACCTGGTCGAGCTGGGCCTGTTGTCTGCGGAGCAGGCAGCGCAACCGTTGGCGGATCTTTCCCTCGGCCAGCGTCGTAGGGTGTCTTTGGGCATCATTTTGGCTTCACCGCCGGATCTTTTGCTTCTCGACGAACCCACGAACCATCTCTCCCTCGTCCTCGCCGAGGAACTGGAGGAGGCACTGCTAGGTTTCGCGGGCACGGTGATCATCACCAGCCACGACCGTTGGGTGCGCCGTCAGTGGCGCGAACGCATCCGCCAAAAAGACAGCCGCGCCAGGATCCTGACTCTGACTCTGTCCACGTTGTGGACCGATGAGGTCTGGCGCGACGAATAA
- a CDS encoding asparaginase, whose product MSTTFVLVISTGGTIASTTDPATGSLVPRLSAEELVRDCGTTEEVRVFDALSLDSSSVRLADIDTLIDLSRKALADARICGIVITHGTDSMAETALALDLVHDDARPIVLTGAQYPADHPQADGPKNLHRAISLAADPLSRGRGVMVNFGGDTHAARGLLKKDTQNLRAFELSAPMTLPRPRPVAPAPLAQFNVPILRAWPGADGALVDYVISTRPDGIVIEALGSGNVSAEMGQALARALSAKIPVVVSTSVAFGEVQLAYGGAGGGASLGELGALSAGWLRAGQARIALVTALATGTEPSVLLGF is encoded by the coding sequence TTGTCCACCACATTTGTACTTGTCATCTCCACTGGCGGCACGATCGCCTCGACGACCGACCCCGCCACTGGCTCGCTGGTTCCGCGGCTTTCGGCGGAGGAGTTGGTGCGCGACTGTGGAACCACCGAGGAGGTTCGCGTTTTCGATGCGTTGAGCCTAGATTCTTCGTCGGTTCGGCTTGCAGACATCGACACGTTGATTGATTTATCGCGCAAGGCGCTTGCCGACGCCCGCATTTGCGGCATCGTCATCACCCACGGTACCGATTCAATGGCGGAGACGGCCTTGGCTCTCGACTTGGTCCACGACGATGCACGCCCGATCGTGCTCACCGGCGCCCAATACCCCGCCGACCACCCACAGGCCGACGGGCCGAAGAACTTACACCGGGCGATTTCCCTAGCTGCGGATCCGCTGTCCCGTGGCCGCGGTGTGATGGTCAATTTCGGCGGCGACACTCATGCGGCGCGTGGTCTGCTCAAAAAGGACACCCAAAATCTTCGTGCTTTCGAGTTGAGTGCCCCCATGACCCTGCCGCGCCCCCGGCCGGTGGCCCCCGCGCCGCTGGCCCAGTTCAACGTACCCATTTTGCGTGCCTGGCCCGGCGCGGATGGCGCGTTGGTGGACTATGTCATCTCCACTCGCCCTGACGGCATCGTCATAGAGGCGCTGGGGTCCGGTAATGTCTCTGCGGAGATGGGGCAAGCACTTGCCCGCGCGCTATCTGCCAAGATCCCGGTGGTCGTGTCCACCTCAGTCGCTTTCGGCGAGGTGCAGTTAGCCTACGGCGGAGCTGGTGGCGGCGCCAGCTTGGGCGAGCTCGGTGCGTTATCTGCTGGTTGGTTGCGCGCCGGCCAAGCCCGCATCGCTTTGGTTACGGCGCTGGCGACGGGAACTGAGCCTTCAGTCCTGCTCGGTTTCTAG
- a CDS encoding DNA polymerase IV, with translation MTRWVLHIDMDAFYASCEQLTRPTLKGRPVLVAGVTGRGVVAGASYEARKYGARSAMPTHRAARLVGPKAVLVEPRRAVYTTASRRVFEIIGRHVEVVEQLSIDEAFLEPAELIDATPAAVCDWANELREAIREETGLPSSIGAGSGKQYAKIGSGLAKPDGVFVIPHAHQTQILHPLPVGELWGAGPVTQAKLATAGVDTIGDLAALSEKEVEIALGGVVGKQLWTLARGVDERPVAPRAVAKQISAEHTYPRDLQTSAEVDEALKRAAAEAHRRLLKDGRGARTVSVKLRMADFRIESRSATLTYATDGAATLLATAMNLVRYPDEVGPIRLVGVSYSGLENALQDVLFPELDHKIQVRAPRELDYDNGVSDHKPHMHVVKDHTPGPLRGAWRATQDVHHPKYGHGWVQGSGLGRVTVRFETRATGPGRIVNLRADDPDLSTADPVASLAWEDWLETEQD, from the coding sequence ATGACTCGCTGGGTGTTGCACATCGACATGGACGCGTTTTACGCCTCCTGCGAGCAGCTCACCCGGCCCACACTTAAAGGCCGACCCGTTTTAGTGGCGGGGGTCACCGGCAGAGGAGTGGTCGCCGGCGCGAGCTACGAAGCACGCAAGTACGGGGCGCGCTCCGCCATGCCCACGCACCGCGCTGCGCGACTGGTGGGGCCCAAGGCGGTGCTCGTCGAGCCGCGCCGCGCCGTCTACACCACCGCATCGCGCCGGGTATTTGAAATCATCGGGCGGCATGTGGAAGTAGTCGAGCAGCTCTCCATCGACGAGGCTTTCTTGGAACCCGCGGAGCTTATCGACGCCACCCCCGCAGCCGTGTGCGACTGGGCCAACGAGCTGCGTGAGGCCATCCGGGAGGAAACGGGCCTGCCCAGCTCCATCGGTGCTGGCAGCGGCAAACAGTACGCGAAGATCGGCTCCGGTTTGGCCAAACCCGATGGGGTCTTTGTAATCCCGCATGCGCACCAAACGCAGATCCTTCACCCGCTGCCAGTCGGCGAGCTGTGGGGTGCGGGCCCTGTCACCCAAGCAAAGCTGGCCACGGCGGGAGTGGACACCATTGGAGACCTCGCGGCGCTGAGTGAAAAAGAGGTGGAGATTGCGCTTGGGGGAGTCGTAGGCAAACAACTGTGGACCCTGGCACGCGGCGTTGACGAAAGACCCGTAGCGCCACGAGCCGTAGCCAAACAAATCTCCGCGGAACACACCTACCCACGCGATTTGCAGACCTCAGCGGAGGTAGACGAAGCACTCAAACGCGCCGCCGCCGAAGCTCATCGCCGCCTGCTCAAAGACGGGCGCGGCGCGCGGACAGTGAGCGTGAAGTTGCGAATGGCAGATTTCCGTATCGAGTCGCGCTCCGCCACCTTGACCTACGCCACCGACGGCGCCGCAACTCTTCTCGCCACCGCCATGAACCTAGTGCGCTACCCGGATGAAGTCGGCCCCATCCGCTTAGTGGGAGTGTCCTACTCCGGGCTGGAAAACGCGCTCCAGGACGTTTTGTTTCCCGAGCTGGACCACAAAATCCAGGTGCGTGCCCCCCGCGAACTCGACTACGACAACGGGGTCAGCGACCATAAACCGCACATGCATGTGGTAAAAGACCACACACCCGGGCCGCTGCGTGGCGCCTGGCGCGCCACGCAAGATGTCCACCACCCCAAGTACGGCCACGGGTGGGTGCAAGGCTCAGGTTTAGGGAGAGTGACTGTGCGCTTTGAAACACGGGCAACGGGACCGGGCAGGATAGTCAACCTCCGCGCCGACGACCCAGACCTCTCCACCGCCGACCCAGTGGCTTCCCTGGCGTGGGAAGATTGGCTAGAAACCGAGCAGGACTGA
- a CDS encoding EamA family transporter encodes MALSGASLYAGAAVAVGLFDAFAPALVAWLRISAAALLLCALRRPAPRDFFGRAGVGAAVFGLMTIGMNMAFYLAIASIPLGTAVAVEFLGPVVIAALGSRSARDWAALALAAAGVLVISGATWSGSGAGIVWALAAGALWAGYIVTGSRIASGGAPKSATAVGFGWAALLGAPAVVALWPRGVVGTQIAPAELAVLWLGLGLLSAAIPYSLDQVVMRMSGPARFALLQAMLPLAATLIGAVALGQMLTAAEAVGIALIVAAVALRQWKR; translated from the coding sequence ATGGCCCTGTCCGGCGCCTCCCTTTATGCCGGGGCGGCCGTCGCCGTCGGGCTTTTCGACGCCTTTGCGCCCGCCCTCGTTGCCTGGTTGCGCATCAGTGCTGCCGCGCTGCTGCTTTGTGCGTTGCGTCGGCCGGCACCGCGCGATTTTTTCGGCCGCGCAGGGGTCGGTGCCGCAGTGTTCGGCCTCATGACGATCGGTATGAATATGGCCTTCTACCTGGCCATCGCTTCCATTCCTCTGGGCACTGCCGTAGCGGTGGAGTTTCTTGGCCCGGTGGTCATCGCGGCGCTGGGGTCGCGCTCGGCGCGTGACTGGGCGGCGCTTGCCTTAGCTGCCGCGGGCGTGCTGGTGATTTCGGGTGCGACCTGGTCCGGCTCTGGTGCGGGCATTGTGTGGGCGCTGGCGGCGGGCGCGTTGTGGGCGGGCTATATTGTCACCGGGTCGAGGATTGCGTCAGGTGGGGCGCCAAAAAGCGCAACCGCGGTCGGCTTTGGTTGGGCGGCCCTGCTTGGCGCCCCGGCGGTTGTCGCGCTGTGGCCGCGCGGGGTGGTGGGCACACAGATTGCCCCGGCGGAGCTTGCGGTGCTCTGGCTCGGGCTCGGGTTGCTTTCCGCCGCGATCCCGTACTCGCTTGACCAGGTGGTTATGCGCATGTCGGGCCCAGCGCGCTTCGCGCTGCTGCAGGCGATGTTGCCGCTGGCCGCCACGCTCATCGGGGCTGTGGCGCTCGGGCAGATGCTCACCGCGGCGGAAGCTGTGGGCATCGCGCTCATCGTGGCCGCGGTGGCGCTGCGGCAGTGGAAACGCTAA
- the ileS gene encoding isoleucine--tRNA ligase, with protein sequence MADVGGVYPKVDLTAGSSKFPEMERKVLEFWREDDTFQASLDNREGCKEYVFNDGPPFANGLPHYGHLLTGYVKDIVPRYRTMAGYHVPRVFGWDCHGLPAELEAEKQLGIKDKGEIEAMGLDKFNEFCAQSVLEYAGEWEDYVTRQARWVDFDNGYKTMDLDFMESVMWAFKELYDKGLIYQGFRVLPYSWAEHTPLSNQETRLDDSYRDRQDPTVTVTLPFTGARGGFPAAATWQAHPELHDAAAIAWTTTPWTLPSNLALAVGPDIEYSLVEVSEDGAEGFAGEKLLLATNLLGAYAKELGSEPKVVATFTGKELEGLEYTPVFDYFADQENAFMVLLADYVTTEDGTGVVHQAPAFGEDDMNTTEAYGIELVIPVDADGKFTSLVPDYQGKLVFDANRDIIRDLKAKNRVVRDQTIVHSYPHSWRSGEPLIYMALPGWFVKVTEFRDRMVELNQEIEWIPSHIRDGQFGKWLEGARDWNISRTRYWGSPVPAWVSDDPRYPRVDVYGSLDELERDFGTRPASLHRPHIDELVRPNPDDPTGKSMMRRVPDVLDCWFESGSMPFAQYHYPFENVEEHDTRQPADFIVEYSGQSRGWFYVQHVLSTALFDRPAFKKVVAHGIVLGNDGLKMSKSKGNYPDVTEAFDRDGSDAMRWFLMSSPILRGGNLVVTEQGIRDGVRQALLPIWNAYSFLQLYASEEATWSTDSDNVLDRYVLAKTHDLVESVGEALSDTRIADACDEVRQFADTLTNWYVRRSRDRFWEGQEKHPEAFNTLYTVLEVLTRVTAPLLPYISEVIWRGLTGGRSVHLADFPQAADLPADDSLVAAMDATRSVCSAASSVRKANKLRNRLPLPKLTVALPNSADLAEFVAAIRDEVNVKDVELTDDVDSAGTFEVVVNAKVAGPKLGRDVQRAIKNVKAGNYVREGENVVVDGDIVLTPELYTQRLVAENPDSTARIEGAGGADGLVVLDTTVTSELEAEGWAADVIRGIQDARKNEGFAVSDRIAAVLFVPEDKHPWAQQHAAHIASETLATSFEVRTAGEGAHKVLEGVSANVVKNG encoded by the coding sequence ATGGCTGACGTCGGCGGTGTCTACCCCAAGGTCGACCTGACCGCAGGCAGCTCGAAGTTCCCCGAGATGGAGCGGAAGGTTCTCGAGTTTTGGCGGGAAGACGACACCTTCCAGGCTTCTTTGGACAACCGCGAGGGCTGCAAAGAATACGTTTTCAATGATGGGCCGCCGTTTGCCAACGGTCTGCCTCACTACGGACACCTGCTGACGGGCTACGTCAAAGATATTGTTCCGCGCTACCGCACGATGGCCGGCTACCACGTGCCGCGTGTGTTTGGGTGGGATTGCCACGGCCTGCCCGCCGAGCTGGAGGCGGAAAAGCAGCTTGGCATTAAAGACAAGGGCGAGATCGAGGCCATGGGCCTGGATAAGTTCAACGAGTTTTGCGCGCAGTCCGTTTTGGAGTATGCGGGGGAGTGGGAGGACTACGTCACCCGCCAGGCCCGCTGGGTCGATTTTGACAACGGCTATAAAACCATGGACTTGGACTTCATGGAGTCCGTCATGTGGGCGTTTAAAGAGCTCTACGACAAAGGCCTGATCTACCAGGGTTTCCGTGTGTTGCCTTACTCCTGGGCGGAGCACACCCCGCTGTCGAACCAGGAAACACGCTTGGACGATTCCTACCGTGACCGCCAGGACCCGACCGTGACTGTGACGCTGCCGTTTACCGGTGCGCGCGGAGGTTTCCCGGCTGCGGCAACGTGGCAGGCCCACCCCGAGCTGCATGACGCCGCCGCGATCGCCTGGACCACCACCCCATGGACCCTGCCGTCAAATCTGGCCCTGGCAGTCGGCCCGGATATCGAGTACTCCCTCGTCGAGGTCAGCGAGGACGGGGCAGAAGGCTTCGCGGGCGAAAAGCTCCTCCTTGCGACGAACCTTTTGGGTGCTTATGCCAAGGAATTAGGCAGCGAGCCGAAGGTTGTAGCCACGTTTACGGGCAAAGAGTTGGAGGGGCTGGAATACACCCCAGTCTTCGACTACTTTGCCGACCAGGAAAATGCCTTTATGGTGCTGCTGGCCGACTACGTCACCACCGAGGACGGTACCGGTGTTGTCCACCAAGCCCCCGCCTTCGGCGAGGACGACATGAACACCACCGAAGCCTACGGCATCGAGTTGGTTATCCCGGTTGACGCGGACGGCAAGTTCACTTCCTTGGTGCCGGACTACCAGGGCAAGTTGGTCTTTGATGCAAACCGCGACATCATCCGCGACCTGAAGGCGAAAAACCGTGTTGTGCGCGATCAGACCATCGTTCACTCCTACCCGCACTCTTGGCGTTCGGGCGAGCCGCTGATCTACATGGCGTTGCCCGGCTGGTTTGTCAAGGTCACTGAGTTTCGCGACCGAATGGTGGAACTTAACCAGGAAATTGAGTGGATCCCCTCCCATATCCGCGATGGGCAGTTCGGCAAGTGGCTCGAGGGTGCGCGCGACTGGAACATCTCGCGCACACGCTACTGGGGTTCGCCGGTTCCCGCCTGGGTTTCAGACGATCCGCGCTACCCCCGCGTGGACGTCTACGGTTCCCTTGATGAGCTAGAGCGTGACTTTGGTACCCGTCCGGCCTCGCTGCACCGTCCGCACATTGATGAGTTGGTGCGTCCGAACCCGGATGATCCGACCGGTAAGTCAATGATGCGGCGGGTGCCGGACGTGTTGGATTGCTGGTTCGAGTCCGGCTCGATGCCTTTCGCCCAGTACCACTACCCGTTTGAAAACGTCGAGGAGCACGATACCCGCCAGCCGGCGGACTTCATTGTGGAGTACTCCGGCCAGTCCCGCGGCTGGTTCTACGTTCAGCACGTGTTGTCTACTGCGCTGTTTGACCGCCCGGCGTTTAAGAAGGTTGTTGCCCACGGCATCGTGCTGGGCAACGACGGGCTGAAAATGTCGAAGTCGAAGGGCAACTACCCGGATGTCACTGAAGCTTTCGACCGCGACGGCTCTGATGCGATGCGCTGGTTCTTGATGTCCTCGCCGATCCTGCGCGGCGGGAACCTGGTCGTTACGGAGCAGGGTATCCGCGACGGCGTGAGACAAGCACTGTTGCCGATCTGGAACGCCTACAGTTTCTTGCAGCTCTACGCATCTGAGGAAGCCACGTGGTCGACCGATTCGGACAATGTGCTGGATCGCTACGTTTTGGCCAAAACCCACGACTTGGTCGAAAGCGTCGGTGAGGCACTAAGTGATACCCGTATCGCGGATGCCTGCGACGAGGTCCGCCAGTTCGCCGACACGCTGACCAATTGGTACGTGCGCCGCTCCCGCGACCGTTTCTGGGAAGGTCAAGAAAAGCACCCGGAGGCCTTCAACACTTTGTACACGGTGCTTGAGGTACTCACACGTGTGACAGCGCCGCTTTTGCCGTATATCTCCGAGGTGATCTGGCGTGGTTTGACTGGGGGGCGTTCAGTCCACTTGGCTGATTTCCCGCAGGCGGCGGACTTGCCTGCGGATGACAGCTTGGTCGCCGCTATGGACGCCACCCGGTCGGTGTGTTCGGCGGCCAGCTCGGTGCGCAAGGCCAATAAGTTGCGCAACCGCCTGCCCTTGCCGAAGTTGACGGTGGCGCTGCCGAACTCCGCAGATTTGGCCGAGTTCGTCGCTGCGATCCGCGATGAGGTCAACGTCAAAGATGTCGAGCTTACCGACGACGTCGATTCCGCCGGGACTTTCGAGGTTGTGGTAAATGCTAAGGTCGCGGGCCCGAAGCTGGGCCGCGATGTGCAGCGCGCCATCAAAAACGTCAAGGCTGGAAACTACGTCCGTGAGGGTGAGAACGTGGTGGTGGACGGGGATATCGTGTTGACCCCGGAGCTCTACACGCAGCGTCTGGTGGCGGAGAACCCCGATTCCACCGCTCGGATCGAAGGTGCTGGTGGGGCCGATGGTTTGGTTGTGTTGGACACCACCGTCACCTCTGAGCTGGAGGCTGAGGGGTGGGCTGCCGACGTGATCCGCGGCATCCAGGACGCCCGCAAGAATGAGGGCTTCGCGGTCAGTGACCGTATCGCGGCGGTGCTGTTCGTTCCGGAGGACAAGCACCCCTGGGCCCAACAGCATGCGGCGCACATCGCCAGCGAGACATTGGCCACCTCCTTTGAGGTCCGCACCGCCGGCGAGGGCGCTCACAAGGTGCTTGAAGGTGTGAGTGCGAATGTGGTGAAGAACGGCTAA
- a CDS encoding DivIVA domain-containing protein — MPLTPADVHNVAFSKPPIGKRGYNEDEVDQFLDLVEDTLAQLQDENDELRARVEELSQGGQPAASASVRDFASEKTSQVDEAEVRKKLEAELRSEFEDKLREANEAKFRAENEAHSAKEEAARARKEAEQAHAKTAAAETRKAAVSQPQATAEQSATSTGDAHVQVAKILGLAQETADRLTADARVEARNVLDEAHSAAEKQMQEAEARSRSQLADADKQAKDTAAKAESHARQLVADAELKANEITSEANSRAEAQIRQAEEQAAKLQSDAERKHTEIMNTVKQQQTALENRIAELRTFEREYRTRLKTLLESQLEELETRGTSAPTGGNAER, encoded by the coding sequence ATGCCGCTCACACCAGCAGACGTGCACAATGTCGCCTTTAGCAAGCCGCCTATCGGCAAGCGGGGTTACAACGAAGACGAGGTCGACCAGTTCCTCGACCTCGTCGAAGACACGCTTGCGCAGCTGCAGGATGAAAACGACGAGCTGCGTGCTCGCGTCGAGGAGTTGAGCCAAGGCGGCCAGCCGGCAGCCTCCGCCTCGGTCCGCGATTTCGCCTCCGAGAAGACCTCCCAGGTCGATGAAGCCGAAGTGCGCAAGAAGCTTGAGGCTGAGCTGCGCTCCGAGTTCGAGGACAAGCTGCGCGAGGCGAATGAGGCGAAGTTCCGCGCCGAAAATGAGGCGCACAGCGCCAAGGAAGAAGCCGCCCGCGCCCGCAAGGAAGCTGAGCAGGCACACGCTAAGACCGCTGCTGCCGAGACAAGGAAAGCAGCCGTATCCCAGCCGCAGGCCACCGCCGAGCAGTCCGCCACTTCCACGGGTGATGCCCACGTCCAGGTTGCCAAGATTCTTGGTCTGGCGCAGGAGACAGCCGACCGTCTCACCGCCGACGCTCGGGTTGAGGCCCGCAACGTGCTCGATGAGGCTCACAGCGCAGCAGAAAAGCAGATGCAGGAGGCAGAAGCCCGCTCCCGTTCGCAGCTTGCTGACGCCGACAAGCAGGCCAAGGACACCGCTGCCAAGGCGGAGTCCCACGCCCGGCAGTTGGTCGCTGACGCGGAGCTTAAAGCCAACGAGATCACCAGCGAGGCGAACTCTCGCGCCGAGGCCCAGATCCGCCAGGCCGAGGAACAGGCTGCCAAGCTGCAAAGCGATGCAGAGCGCAAGCACACGGAGATCATGAACACGGTCAAGCAGCAGCAGACCGCCCTAGAAAACCGGATCGCCGAGCTGCGTACATTCGAGCGCGAGTACCGCACCCGTTTGAAGACGCTTTTGGAGTCTCAGCTCGAGGAGCTGGAAACTCGCGGCACCTCCGCCCCCACCGGCGGCAACGCGGAGCGGTAA
- a CDS encoding YggT family protein, whose protein sequence is MALLGAILYALVGIYSLLVIIRLIIEMVQSFSRNFQPPRWFMVGAEGLFVATDPPVKALRKLIPPLRLQGGVALDVSVIALFLLLALLQFLIKAFLVVPFL, encoded by the coding sequence GTGGCACTTTTAGGAGCTATTTTGTACGCGCTGGTGGGGATCTACTCCCTCCTGGTCATTATTCGTCTGATCATCGAGATGGTGCAGTCTTTCTCACGGAATTTCCAACCCCCGCGCTGGTTTATGGTCGGCGCAGAAGGACTTTTCGTGGCGACGGACCCGCCTGTCAAAGCACTTCGCAAACTCATACCTCCTCTGCGCTTGCAGGGCGGAGTGGCGTTGGATGTCAGTGTGATCGCGCTGTTTCTCCTTCTTGCGCTGCTGCAATTCCTCATTAAGGCCTTCCTCGTCGTGCCGTTTCTGTGA
- a CDS encoding cell division protein SepF: MSFFGSAKEFFGLGSYNDDEYYDDPQYNESGAPAYGQARAAEPGSTRDYDSRAPRREASTYAPAIVTAMPRSYNDAKDIGEPFRDGDAVLMDLTDLDKADAKRVIDFAAGLCFALRGQMLNLSRGLDTNRRVFAITPEHARFSKTELQRAAHLR; this comes from the coding sequence ATGTCTTTTTTCGGTAGTGCGAAAGAATTCTTCGGCCTCGGCTCGTACAACGACGACGAATACTACGACGACCCGCAGTACAACGAGTCCGGGGCGCCCGCCTACGGCCAGGCGCGCGCAGCGGAGCCGGGCTCAACTCGCGATTATGACTCTCGTGCTCCCCGCCGCGAGGCTTCCACTTACGCCCCGGCGATTGTCACCGCCATGCCGCGTTCCTATAACGACGCGAAAGACATCGGTGAGCCTTTCCGCGACGGCGACGCTGTCTTGATGGATCTGACCGACCTGGACAAAGCTGACGCTAAGCGCGTCATCGATTTCGCCGCGGGCCTGTGCTTTGCCCTGCGCGGCCAGATGCTTAACCTGTCGCGCGGGCTGGACACCAACCGCCGCGTCTTTGCGATCACCCCCGAACACGCGCGCTTTTCCAAGACTGAGCTGCAGCGCGCAGCGCACCTGCGTTAA
- a CDS encoding YggS family pyridoxal phosphate-dependent enzyme, producing MTRRDDIATNLAAVRERIREAEQQAGREPGSVALIPVSKFHPAQDIAILAQLGVPLVGENREQEARSKAQWLAANNCSIGIAMIGQVQSKKANAVARWAHEVHSVDSVKLATHLDRGVALALERGDRATGDVRCLVQLSADGDTKRGGAPLEQVDEVVEAVEAAHNLIFGGFMVVPPLDSEPQRVFASARNLTDAHATALGRPLVLSAGMSGDFEQAIAAGSDIVRVGTGVLGKRSVG from the coding sequence ATGACACGCAGAGACGACATCGCCACCAACCTCGCCGCGGTGCGCGAACGCATCCGCGAAGCTGAACAGCAGGCGGGCCGGGAGCCGGGCAGCGTAGCGCTGATCCCGGTGAGCAAATTCCACCCAGCGCAGGACATCGCAATCCTCGCGCAGCTAGGTGTGCCGCTTGTCGGTGAAAACCGCGAGCAAGAAGCCCGCAGTAAGGCGCAGTGGCTTGCCGCCAACAACTGCAGCATCGGCATCGCCATGATCGGCCAAGTGCAGTCGAAAAAGGCTAACGCCGTGGCCCGCTGGGCCCATGAGGTTCACTCGGTCGACTCAGTGAAACTGGCTACACACCTCGACCGCGGCGTCGCTCTTGCCCTTGAGCGCGGCGACCGCGCCACAGGAGATGTCAGGTGTCTCGTCCAGCTTTCTGCAGACGGCGACACGAAACGCGGCGGAGCGCCGCTGGAGCAAGTTGATGAGGTAGTCGAAGCCGTCGAGGCCGCACACAACCTCATCTTTGGCGGCTTCATGGTTGTGCCCCCGCTCGACTCGGAGCCGCAGCGCGTCTTTGCATCCGCGCGCAACCTTACCGACGCCCACGCAACCGCCCTGGGGCGGCCCCTCGTGCTGTCTGCCGGAATGTCCGGCGACTTCGAGCAGGCCATCGCAGCCGGATCCGACATCGTGCGTGTCGGAACCGGAGTGCTTGGGAAGCGTTCCGTAGGCTGA